One region of Hoeflea sp. 108 genomic DNA includes:
- a CDS encoding hemerythrin domain-containing protein, with product MSARSQMTVGSEDTALQDAVAAMRRAHAAKLVLCHRLEAIADSLPGLDRRECLLAARALGPQMVKIHRFEEQRVYPYFAARLLHSAETRKTIARLKNEHFEDEGYAAELRDTLRATARRGRPENPETLGFMLRGFFGALRRHIAFEHDHVIAQLTLEP from the coding sequence ATGAGTGCACGCAGTCAGATGACGGTCGGATCGGAGGACACGGCCCTGCAGGACGCCGTCGCAGCGATGCGGCGGGCGCATGCCGCCAAGCTCGTCCTGTGCCATCGACTGGAGGCAATCGCCGATTCACTGCCGGGGCTCGACCGGCGAGAGTGCCTGCTGGCGGCGCGGGCGCTGGGACCGCAGATGGTCAAGATCCATCGTTTCGAGGAGCAGCGGGTTTATCCGTATTTCGCCGCCCGGCTGCTGCACAGCGCCGAGACGCGCAAGACGATCGCCCGGCTCAAGAACGAGCATTTCGAGGATGAGGGTTATGCCGCCGAACTGCGCGATACGCTCAGGGCAACGGCTCGCCGCGGCAGGCCTGAGAATCCCGAGACACTGGGTTTCATGCTGCGCGGCTTCTTCGGTGCGCTCAGGCGCCACATCGCCTTTGAACATGACCACGTCATCGCCCAGCTGACGCTGGAGCCCTGA
- a CDS encoding acetyl/propionyl/methylcrotonyl-CoA carboxylase subunit alpha, which produces MFKKILIANRGEIACRVIKTAKKLGIATVAVYSDADREALHVKMADEAVHIGPAPSNQSYIVIQKIIDAIRQTGADAVHPGYGFLSENANFAEALKAEGVAFVGPPPVAIEAMGDKITSKKIAASAGVSTVPGHMGLIEDADEAVKIANSIGYPVMIKASAGGGGKGMRIAWNDTEAREGFQSSKNEAKSSFGDDRIFIEKFVTQPRHIEIQVLGDQHGNLVYLGERECSIQRRNQKVIEEAPSPFLDAETRKAMGEQAVALGKAVGYFSAGTVEFIVDGNRNFYFLEMNTRLQVEHPVTELITGIDLVEEMIRVAAGEKLRFSQDDVKLNGWAIESRLYAEDPYRNFLPSIGRLTRYRPPVEGKRDDGTIVRNDTGVFEGGEISMYYDPMIAKLCTFAPGEAAPARLAAIEAMGRALDDFEVEGIGHNLPFLSAVMDQERFRSGALTTAYIAEEFPDGFAGVTPSEADARKLAAVAALINQSVQRRSAQISGSLANHQRPVGADWVVTLAGLTLPLHVRDGADGTVVEFDDGAALAVSSDWLPGHPHANFAVGGTSIGVKVSRSGTGWRLRWRGMDVMTHVRSPRVAELAKLMPVKLPPDTSKMLLCPMPGVVTSILVKQGDTVEAGQSLATVEAMKMENVLRAERKGTVKRVAATAGESLAVDELIMEFE; this is translated from the coding sequence ATGTTCAAGAAAATCCTCATCGCCAATCGCGGCGAGATCGCCTGCCGGGTCATCAAGACGGCCAAGAAGCTCGGTATCGCAACGGTCGCGGTCTATTCCGATGCTGACCGCGAGGCCCTGCATGTGAAGATGGCCGACGAGGCCGTCCACATCGGCCCTGCGCCGTCGAACCAGTCCTACATCGTCATCCAGAAGATCATCGACGCGATCAGGCAGACCGGGGCGGATGCGGTGCATCCCGGTTATGGCTTTCTGTCGGAGAACGCGAACTTCGCCGAGGCGCTGAAGGCCGAGGGCGTCGCCTTCGTCGGACCGCCGCCCGTAGCGATCGAGGCGATGGGCGACAAGATCACCTCGAAGAAGATCGCGGCATCCGCCGGCGTATCGACAGTGCCCGGTCACATGGGCCTGATCGAGGACGCTGATGAGGCGGTGAAGATCGCCAATTCGATCGGCTATCCCGTCATGATCAAGGCCTCCGCCGGCGGCGGCGGCAAGGGCATGCGCATTGCATGGAACGACACCGAGGCCCGCGAGGGCTTCCAGTCATCGAAGAACGAGGCAAAATCGTCGTTCGGCGACGACCGCATCTTCATCGAGAAATTCGTCACCCAACCGCGCCATATCGAGATCCAGGTGCTGGGCGACCAGCACGGCAACCTCGTCTATCTCGGCGAGCGTGAATGCTCGATCCAACGCCGCAATCAGAAGGTTATCGAAGAGGCGCCGTCGCCCTTCCTCGACGCCGAGACCCGCAAGGCGATGGGCGAGCAGGCTGTCGCTCTTGGCAAAGCCGTCGGCTATTTCTCGGCCGGCACGGTCGAGTTCATCGTCGATGGCAACAGGAACTTCTATTTCCTCGAGATGAACACGCGTCTCCAGGTCGAGCATCCTGTAACCGAGCTGATCACCGGCATCGACCTCGTCGAAGAGATGATCCGCGTCGCCGCGGGCGAGAAGCTGCGCTTCAGCCAGGACGATGTGAAGCTCAACGGCTGGGCCATCGAGAGCCGCCTCTACGCCGAAGATCCTTATCGCAACTTCCTGCCGTCGATCGGCCGGCTGACCCGCTATCGCCCGCCGGTCGAAGGCAAGCGTGACGACGGCACCATCGTCCGCAATGACACCGGCGTATTCGAGGGCGGCGAAATCTCGATGTATTACGACCCGATGATCGCCAAGCTCTGCACTTTTGCTCCAGGAGAAGCGGCTCCCGCCCGCCTGGCGGCGATCGAGGCCATGGGCCGGGCGCTCGACGACTTCGAGGTCGAGGGCATCGGCCACAATCTGCCGTTCCTGTCGGCGGTCATGGACCAGGAGCGCTTCCGCTCAGGCGCGCTGACCACTGCATACATTGCCGAGGAATTCCCCGACGGCTTTGCCGGCGTGACACCTTCCGAGGCCGACGCCCGCAAGCTTGCCGCGGTGGCGGCGCTGATCAACCAGTCCGTACAGCGCCGCAGCGCCCAGATCTCGGGCTCGCTCGCCAACCACCAGCGCCCCGTCGGCGCCGACTGGGTGGTTACCCTTGCCGGCCTCACTCTGCCGCTCCATGTCAGGGACGGGGCGGACGGCACCGTGGTCGAATTCGATGACGGCGCAGCACTTGCGGTATCGAGCGACTGGCTGCCCGGCCACCCGCACGCCAACTTCGCCGTGGGCGGTACCTCCATCGGTGTCAAGGTTTCGCGCTCGGGCACCGGCTGGCGCCTGCGCTGGCGTGGCATGGATGTGATGACCCATGTGCGCAGCCCGCGCGTCGCCGAACTGGCGAAGCTGATGCCGGTGAAGCTGCCGCCCGACACCTCGAAGATGCTGCTCTGCCCGATGCCGGGGGTGGTGACGTCGATCCTGGTCAAGCAAGGCGACACCGTCGAGGCCGGCCAGTCGCTGGCGACAGTGGAGGCTATGAAGATGGAAAACGTGCTGCGCGCCGAGCGCAAGGGCACGGTCAAGCGCGTCGCGGCAACCGCAGGCGAAAGCCTCGCCGTCGACGAACTGATCATGGAATTCGAGTGA
- a CDS encoding UDP-glucose/GDP-mannose dehydrogenase family protein, which produces MNLTVFGIGYVGLVQAAVLAEVGHDVVCVDIDAAKVERLNQGFIPIFEPGLEALVRENHAAGRIVFTTDAAMAVRHGEIQMIAVGTPQGEDGSADLKYVLSVADAIGREMDEPKIVVGKSTVPVGTADKVREAIAAALKARGRDDLAFDVVSNPEFLKEGSAVADCMKPDRIIVGTESENSEAVMRELYAPFNRNHEKIIVMDVRSAEFTKYAANCMLATKISFMNEMANLAELLGADIEEVRKGIGSDPRIGYHFIYPGLGYGGSCFPKDVRALIRTAEDVGFEPVLLQSVEDRNNAQKAVLFDKVKAHFNGDLQGKTFALWGLSFKPNTDDMREAPARVLMEALWAAGAKVQAYDPEAMNEAQQIYGQRDDLLLCGTKEAALRGADALLIATEWKNFRAPSFELIRQQLSTAVIFDGRNLYDPAVVARHGITYVSIGRKAA; this is translated from the coding sequence ATGAATCTGACTGTTTTCGGCATTGGCTATGTTGGTCTGGTACAGGCGGCGGTGTTGGCCGAGGTCGGGCATGACGTCGTCTGCGTCGATATCGATGCAGCCAAGGTCGAGCGGCTGAACCAGGGTTTCATCCCGATCTTCGAGCCCGGGCTGGAGGCTTTGGTGCGCGAGAACCACGCTGCCGGCCGTATCGTTTTCACCACCGATGCGGCGATGGCCGTGCGCCATGGCGAGATCCAGATGATCGCTGTCGGCACGCCGCAAGGCGAGGACGGCTCGGCGGACTTGAAATATGTGCTGTCGGTGGCCGATGCGATCGGCCGCGAGATGGACGAGCCCAAGATCGTCGTCGGCAAGTCGACCGTGCCAGTCGGCACCGCCGACAAGGTGCGCGAGGCGATTGCGGCGGCGCTGAAGGCGCGCGGGCGGGACGATCTCGCCTTCGACGTCGTCTCCAATCCGGAATTCCTGAAGGAAGGCTCGGCGGTTGCCGACTGCATGAAGCCCGACCGCATCATCGTCGGCACCGAGAGCGAAAACTCCGAAGCGGTGATGCGCGAGCTCTACGCGCCGTTCAACCGCAACCATGAGAAGATCATCGTCATGGACGTGCGCTCGGCCGAGTTCACCAAATACGCCGCCAATTGCATGCTGGCGACCAAGATCAGCTTCATGAACGAGATGGCCAATCTCGCTGAGCTGCTTGGTGCCGACATCGAGGAGGTGCGCAAGGGCATCGGCTCGGACCCGCGCATCGGCTACCACTTCATCTATCCCGGCCTCGGCTATGGCGGCTCGTGTTTCCCCAAGGACGTGCGTGCGCTGATCCGCACGGCCGAAGACGTCGGTTTCGAGCCGGTGCTCTTGCAGTCGGTCGAAGACCGCAACAACGCCCAGAAGGCGGTGCTGTTCGACAAGGTGAAGGCGCATTTCAACGGGGATCTCCAGGGAAAGACCTTTGCGCTGTGGGGACTGTCGTTCAAGCCCAACACCGACGACATGCGCGAGGCGCCGGCGCGCGTGCTGATGGAAGCGCTGTGGGCCGCAGGCGCCAAGGTCCAGGCCTACGATCCCGAGGCGATGAACGAGGCGCAGCAGATCTACGGCCAGCGCGACGACCTTCTGCTGTGCGGCACCAAGGAGGCGGCCCTGCGCGGGGCGGATGCGCTGCTGATCGCCACAGAATGGAAGAACTTCCGGGCGCCATCCTTCGAGCTGATCAGGCAGCAGCTCTCGACAGCCGTCATCTTCGACGGGCGCAATCTCTACGACCCGGCGGTCGTCGCCCGCCACGGCATCACCTACGTCTCCATCGGCCGCAAGGCCGCGTAG
- a CDS encoding Crp/Fnr family transcriptional regulator, translated as MTIRQDIHNSEIPALCRSCEARHRGVCGALTSEQLVELSRHTTKRKVEPGTVLVSDADTIDSYANVLSGVVKLTKTLPDGRQQIVGLQFAPDFIGRPFKRESSITAEAATPVRVCAFPKTSLDRMIELSPELGHRLHVQALNELDDARDWMLTLGRKTAAERVASFLHLIARHADPETELDGEVSFDLPLTRADIADFLGLTIETVSRQLTKLRKDGVISVEHNRHITVFDLSKLERRANI; from the coding sequence ATGACCATTCGCCAGGACATTCACAACTCGGAGATTCCAGCGCTGTGCCGCTCCTGCGAGGCACGGCACCGTGGCGTCTGCGGCGCACTGACGTCCGAGCAGTTGGTCGAGCTCAGCCGCCACACGACCAAGCGCAAGGTCGAACCGGGCACGGTGCTGGTGTCGGATGCCGACACTATCGACAGCTATGCCAATGTGCTGTCAGGCGTGGTCAAGCTGACCAAAACGCTGCCCGATGGCCGCCAGCAGATCGTCGGCCTGCAGTTTGCTCCTGATTTCATCGGCCGGCCGTTCAAGCGGGAAAGCTCGATCACCGCCGAAGCGGCGACGCCGGTGCGTGTCTGCGCCTTTCCCAAGACGTCGCTCGACCGGATGATCGAGCTGTCGCCGGAGCTAGGGCACCGGCTGCATGTGCAGGCGCTCAACGAACTGGACGACGCACGCGACTGGATGCTGACCCTCGGTCGCAAGACCGCCGCCGAGCGCGTCGCCTCGTTCCTGCATCTGATTGCGCGCCATGCCGATCCCGAAACGGAGCTCGATGGCGAGGTCAGCTTCGACCTGCCCTTGACCCGCGCCGACATCGCCGACTTCCTCGGCCTGACCATCGAGACGGTCAGCCGCCAGCTAACCAAGCTGCGCAAGGACGGCGTGATTTCAGTCGAGCACAACCGCCACATCACCGTCTTCGACCTCTCCAAGCTCGAACGCCGCGCCAACATCTGA
- the hemN gene encoding oxygen-independent coproporphyrinogen III oxidase — protein sequence MDKTLVEKYAAPVPRYTSYPTAPHFNAEVSSATYGDWLRALPKGASGSLYVHIPYCDRLCWFCACHTKQTRQYDPVERYLQALDAEIETVAALTGKRLNVTALHFGGGSPTLLKPEHIRALGERMRSSFAFAPDAEISVEMDPNDMDEARFDALAAIGMTRASLGVQDFDPRVQQTINREQTFEQTKSVVDAVRARGVGSVNLDMLYGLPHQTLDSIATTTESVLSLRPDRIALFGYAHVPWMKKHQTMIDEALLPDASARLEQAEVATRLILAAGYEAVGMDHFALPDDSLAVAARSGTLRRNFQGYTTDQADALIGLGASSIGLLPQGYVQNMPATGEYERRVLAGGLATVRGVALSDADRMRSWVIERLMCDFSFSRCELLCRFGDAARTVIAEAELVATGDRDGIFIRSGNRFVVTERGKPFVRSIAARFDVYLGQGAARHSVAV from the coding sequence ATGGACAAGACCCTCGTCGAGAAATACGCAGCGCCCGTGCCGCGCTACACCAGCTATCCGACCGCGCCGCACTTCAATGCCGAGGTGTCGTCGGCGACCTATGGCGACTGGTTGCGCGCGCTGCCCAAGGGGGCGTCGGGATCGCTCTATGTCCATATTCCCTATTGCGACCGGCTGTGCTGGTTCTGCGCCTGCCACACCAAGCAGACGCGCCAGTACGATCCGGTCGAGCGCTATCTCCAGGCGCTCGACGCCGAGATCGAGACGGTCGCGGCACTCACCGGCAAAAGGCTCAATGTCACGGCGCTGCATTTCGGCGGTGGTTCGCCGACGCTGCTCAAGCCGGAGCACATCCGTGCGCTGGGCGAAAGAATGCGCTCGAGCTTTGCCTTCGCACCAGATGCCGAAATCAGCGTCGAGATGGACCCCAACGACATGGACGAGGCGCGTTTCGATGCGCTGGCCGCCATCGGCATGACGCGCGCCAGCCTTGGCGTGCAGGATTTCGATCCGCGCGTGCAGCAGACCATCAACCGCGAACAGACTTTCGAGCAGACGAAGTCGGTCGTCGATGCGGTGAGGGCGCGCGGCGTGGGTTCGGTCAATCTCGACATGCTCTATGGTCTGCCGCACCAGACGCTCGACAGCATCGCAACGACGACGGAGTCGGTGCTGTCGCTTCGCCCGGATCGTATCGCCTTGTTCGGTTATGCGCATGTGCCGTGGATGAAGAAGCACCAGACGATGATCGATGAGGCGCTTCTGCCGGATGCCTCGGCACGGCTGGAGCAGGCCGAGGTGGCGACCCGGCTGATCCTGGCTGCAGGCTACGAGGCCGTCGGAATGGATCATTTCGCGCTGCCCGACGACAGCCTTGCCGTCGCAGCACGCTCGGGCACGCTGCGCCGCAACTTCCAGGGTTACACGACAGACCAGGCCGACGCGCTGATTGGGCTCGGCGCATCGTCGATCGGGCTTCTGCCTCAGGGTTATGTCCAGAACATGCCGGCGACGGGTGAATATGAACGCCGCGTGCTCGCAGGCGGGTTGGCCACCGTGCGCGGCGTGGCGCTCAGCGATGCGGACCGCATGCGCTCCTGGGTCATCGAACGGCTGATGTGCGATTTCTCGTTCTCGCGCTGCGAATTGCTGTGCCGTTTCGGCGATGCTGCACGCACGGTGATTGCCGAGGCCGAACTTGTGGCCACCGGTGATCGCGACGGCATCTTCATCCGCTCCGGCAACCGCTTTGTCGTCACCGAGCGTGGCAAACCTTTCGTGCGTTCGATTGCGGCGCGCTTCGACGTTTATCTCGGCCAGGGAGCGGCCCGCCATTCAGTAGCCGTCTGA
- a CDS encoding acyl-CoA carboxylase subunit beta has product MRAVLEQLEARRAEARLGGGQKRIDAQHAKGKLTARERIDVLLDEGSFEEFDMYVTHRTTEFGMAEQKVAGDGVVTGWGTINGRLVYVFSQDFTVLGGSLSETHAQKICKIMDMAVRNGAPVIGLNDSGGARIQEGVASLAGYADVFKRNVDASGVVPQISVIMGPCAGGAVYSPAMTDFIFMVRDSSYMFVTGPDVVKTVTNEIVTAEELGGARTHTSKSSVADGAYENDIEALEQVRLLFDFLPLNNREKPPVRPFHDDPARLEKRLDTLIPDSAAKPYDMKELILAIADEGDFFEIQEAFARNIITGFMRIEGQSVGVVANQPMVLAGCLDIDSSRKAARFVRFCDAFSIPILTLVDVPGFLPGTAQEYGGVIKHGAKLLFAYSQATVPMVTLITRKAYGGAYDVMASKHIGADINYAWPTAEIAVMGAKGATEILYRSELGDADKIAARTKEYEERFANPFVAAERGFIDEVIMPHSSRRRIARAFAALRGKKLDAPWKKHDTIPL; this is encoded by the coding sequence ATGCGCGCCGTACTCGAACAACTGGAAGCCCGCCGCGCCGAGGCCCGCCTCGGCGGTGGCCAGAAGCGCATCGACGCCCAGCACGCCAAGGGCAAGCTGACGGCGCGCGAACGCATCGACGTGCTGCTCGACGAAGGCTCCTTCGAAGAGTTCGACATGTATGTCACCCATCGTACCACCGAGTTCGGCATGGCCGAGCAGAAGGTGGCGGGCGACGGTGTCGTCACAGGCTGGGGCACCATCAACGGCCGCCTGGTCTACGTCTTTTCGCAGGACTTCACCGTGCTCGGCGGCTCGCTGTCCGAGACGCACGCGCAGAAGATCTGCAAGATCATGGACATGGCCGTGCGCAACGGCGCGCCGGTCATCGGCCTCAACGATTCCGGTGGCGCCCGCATCCAGGAGGGCGTTGCCTCGCTTGCCGGCTATGCCGATGTATTCAAGCGCAATGTCGACGCCTCGGGCGTGGTGCCGCAGATCTCGGTCATCATGGGCCCATGCGCCGGTGGCGCGGTCTATTCGCCCGCCATGACCGACTTCATCTTCATGGTGCGCGACTCGTCCTACATGTTCGTGACCGGTCCCGACGTGGTGAAGACCGTCACCAACGAGATCGTCACCGCCGAGGAACTCGGCGGCGCCCGCACCCACACCTCGAAATCCTCGGTCGCCGACGGCGCCTACGAAAACGATATCGAGGCGCTGGAGCAGGTTCGTCTGCTGTTCGACTTCCTGCCGCTCAACAACCGCGAGAAGCCGCCGGTCAGGCCGTTCCACGACGACCCGGCGCGGCTGGAAAAGCGGCTCGATACACTGATCCCCGACAGTGCGGCCAAGCCCTACGACATGAAGGAGCTGATCCTCGCCATTGCCGACGAGGGCGACTTCTTCGAAATCCAGGAGGCTTTCGCCAGGAACATCATCACCGGCTTCATGCGCATCGAGGGCCAGAGCGTTGGCGTCGTCGCCAACCAGCCGATGGTGCTGGCCGGCTGCCTCGACATTGACTCGTCACGCAAGGCAGCGCGCTTCGTGCGCTTCTGCGATGCGTTCTCGATCCCGATACTGACCTTGGTCGACGTGCCGGGCTTCCTGCCGGGTACGGCGCAGGAATATGGCGGCGTCATCAAGCACGGTGCCAAGCTGCTGTTCGCCTATTCGCAGGCGACCGTACCGATGGTCACGCTGATCACCCGCAAAGCCTATGGCGGCGCCTACGACGTCATGGCCTCCAAGCATATCGGTGCCGACATCAACTATGCCTGGCCGACGGCCGAGATCGCGGTGATGGGCGCCAAGGGCGCGACCGAGATTCTTTATCGTTCGGAACTTGGCGACGCAGACAAGATCGCCGCACGCACCAAGGAATATGAAGAACGCTTCGCCAATCCCTTCGTCGCCGCCGAGCGCGGTTTCATCGACGAAGTGATCATGCCGCATTCGTCGCGCCGCCGCATCGCCCGCGCCTTCGCCGCCCTGCGCGGCAAGAAGCTTGATGCGCCGTGGAAGAAGCACGACACGATACCGCTGTGA
- the scpA gene encoding methylmalonyl-CoA mutase, which translates to MTDRPTKADWRKLAEREIKASPDTLIWNTPEGIDVKPLYTADDLEGIDHIGSLPGIEPFLRGPRATMYTGRPWTIRQYAGFSTAEASNNFYRKALAAGQQGVSVAFDLATHRGYDSDHPRVEGDVGKAGVAIDSVEDMKILFDGIPLEQISVSMTMNGAVIPILANFIVAGEEQGVSRDKLSGTIQNDILKEFMVRNTYIYPPEPSMRIVADIIEYTAKEMPKFNSISISGYHMQEAGSTLVQELAFTLADGREYVRAALKKGLNVDDFAGRLSFFFAIGMNFFMEAAKLRAARLLWSRIMTEFEPKKASSLMLRTHCQTSGVSLQEQDPYNNIVRTAFEAMSAALGGTQSLHTNSFDEAIALPTEFSARIARNTQLILQHETGVTKVVDPLAGSYYVEALTNDLAEKAWALIEEVEAMGGMTKAVATGLPKRLIEEAATRKQAAIDRGDEVIVGVNKYRLEQEDEIDILEIDNSAVRQAQVERIERTRRQRDPKRVEAAIVALEQVARTGEGNILAAAVDASRARATVGEISDAMRRAFGDHAAVPEVVENVYGKAYDDEPEFRTLVSRLEQFAGSLGEKPRIMVAKLGQDGHDRGAKVIASAFGDIGFEVIAGPLFQTPDEAADTAIASRVHVVGMSSLAAGHKTLAPQLVGALKAKGADNIIVVVGGVIPRQDYQYLLDHGVAAVFGPGTNVLDAARAVLDLMEGKRRNQ; encoded by the coding sequence ATGACTGACCGCCCAACAAAGGCCGACTGGCGCAAGCTCGCCGAACGCGAGATCAAGGCGTCGCCCGACACGCTGATCTGGAACACGCCCGAAGGCATCGACGTCAAGCCGCTTTACACGGCGGATGATCTCGAAGGCATCGACCATATCGGTTCGCTGCCAGGCATCGAACCGTTCCTGCGCGGCCCACGCGCCACCATGTATACCGGCCGCCCCTGGACGATCCGGCAATATGCCGGCTTCTCGACGGCGGAGGCTTCCAACAACTTCTACCGCAAGGCGCTAGCCGCCGGCCAGCAGGGCGTGTCGGTCGCCTTCGACCTCGCCACCCATCGCGGCTATGACTCGGACCATCCGCGGGTCGAGGGCGATGTCGGCAAGGCCGGAGTGGCTATCGATTCCGTAGAAGACATGAAGATTCTGTTCGACGGCATTCCGCTCGAGCAGATCTCGGTGTCGATGACAATGAACGGCGCGGTCATCCCGATCCTCGCCAATTTCATCGTCGCCGGCGAGGAACAAGGCGTGTCGCGCGACAAGCTTTCGGGGACCATCCAGAACGACATTCTCAAGGAGTTCATGGTCCGCAACACCTACATCTACCCGCCCGAGCCCTCGATGCGCATCGTTGCCGACATCATCGAGTACACGGCAAAGGAGATGCCTAAGTTCAACTCGATCTCGATCTCCGGCTACCACATGCAGGAGGCCGGCTCGACGCTGGTGCAGGAGCTCGCCTTCACTCTCGCCGATGGACGCGAATATGTGCGGGCGGCGCTGAAAAAGGGGCTTAATGTCGACGACTTCGCCGGCCGGCTGTCGTTCTTCTTCGCCATCGGCATGAACTTCTTCATGGAGGCGGCCAAGCTGCGGGCGGCGCGCCTGCTGTGGTCGCGCATCATGACCGAGTTCGAGCCCAAGAAGGCGTCGTCGCTGATGCTGCGCACGCATTGCCAGACCTCTGGCGTGTCGCTGCAGGAGCAGGACCCTTACAACAACATCGTCCGCACCGCCTTCGAGGCGATGTCGGCAGCTTTGGGCGGCACCCAGTCGCTGCACACCAACTCCTTCGACGAGGCGATTGCACTTCCGACCGAGTTTTCGGCTCGCATCGCCCGCAACACCCAGTTGATCCTCCAGCATGAGACGGGCGTGACCAAGGTCGTCGACCCGCTCGCCGGCTCCTATTATGTCGAGGCCCTGACCAACGACCTCGCCGAGAAGGCCTGGGCGCTGATTGAGGAGGTCGAGGCGATGGGCGGTATGACCAAGGCGGTCGCAACAGGCCTGCCCAAGCGCCTGATCGAAGAGGCCGCGACGCGCAAGCAGGCGGCGATCGACCGCGGCGACGAGGTCATCGTCGGCGTCAACAAGTACCGGCTCGAACAGGAAGACGAGATCGACATCCTCGAGATCGACAACTCGGCTGTCCGCCAGGCCCAGGTCGAGCGCATCGAGCGCACGCGCCGGCAGCGCGACCCCAAGCGGGTCGAGGCAGCAATTGTGGCGCTTGAACAGGTCGCGCGGACAGGGGAGGGCAACATCCTGGCCGCCGCCGTCGATGCCTCTCGCGCCCGCGCCACGGTCGGCGAGATTTCGGACGCAATGCGCCGCGCCTTCGGCGATCATGCGGCCGTGCCAGAGGTTGTCGAAAACGTCTATGGAAAGGCCTATGACGACGAGCCGGAGTTCCGGACTTTGGTCTCGCGACTGGAGCAGTTTGCCGGCTCACTAGGCGAGAAACCGCGTATCATGGTCGCCAAGCTTGGCCAGGACGGCCACGACCGCGGCGCCAAGGTGATCGCCTCGGCCTTCGGCGATATCGGCTTCGAGGTCATTGCCGGGCCGCTGTTTCAGACACCCGACGAGGCCGCGGACACCGCCATTGCCTCGAGGGTGCATGTCGTCGGCATGTCGTCGCTGGCCGCCGGCCACAAGACGCTCGCCCCACAGCTGGTCGGGGCACTCAAGGCCAAGGGTGCCGACAACATCATTGTCGTCGTCGGCGGCGTCATCCCGCGCCAGGACTACCAATATCTGCTCGACCATGGGGTGGCGGCAGTGTTCGGCCCTGGCACCAATGTGCTCGACGCGGCGCGGGCCGTGCTCGACCTGATGGAAGGCAAGCGCCGCAACCAGTGA
- a CDS encoding UTP--glucose-1-phosphate uridylyltransferase — translation MRKVRKAVIPVAGLGTRFLPATKSMPKEMLPVVDRPVVQYAVDEALEAGVEHIVFVTGRNKAVIEDYFDLHPELIGTLEQAGKVAEIKSLETLLPVPGTTSFTRQQAPHGLGHAVWCARDIIGDEPFALLLPDMVSFGKRGCLAEIMELYGETGGNVIAVEQCQSHETNKYGIVGQGQATGSGFEVTAMVEKPKPADAPSTYYINGRYILQPEIFTLLGTQARGAGGEIQLTDAMVRLADNQAFFARPFGGRMFDCGSKEGFIQANVAFALKRADLKGSVLEALREMIAEHDREQVSA, via the coding sequence ATCAGGAAAGTCCGCAAGGCAGTCATTCCGGTGGCTGGTCTTGGCACGCGGTTTTTGCCGGCGACAAAGTCGATGCCGAAGGAGATGCTGCCGGTGGTTGACCGGCCGGTGGTGCAGTATGCCGTCGACGAGGCGCTGGAAGCCGGCGTCGAGCACATCGTCTTCGTCACCGGCCGCAACAAGGCCGTCATCGAGGACTATTTCGACCTGCATCCCGAACTGATCGGCACGCTCGAGCAGGCCGGCAAGGTCGCCGAGATCAAGTCGCTGGAAACGCTGCTGCCAGTGCCCGGCACCACCAGCTTCACCCGCCAGCAAGCGCCGCATGGCCTCGGCCACGCCGTCTGGTGCGCCCGCGACATCATCGGCGACGAGCCGTTCGCGCTGCTGTTGCCCGATATGGTGTCGTTCGGCAAGCGCGGCTGTCTGGCCGAGATCATGGAGCTCTATGGCGAAACCGGCGGCAATGTGATTGCCGTCGAGCAATGCCAGTCGCATGAGACCAACAAATACGGCATCGTCGGCCAGGGCCAAGCCACCGGCTCGGGCTTCGAGGTGACGGCGATGGTGGAGAAGCCGAAGCCGGCCGATGCACCGTCGACCTACTACATCAACGGCCGCTACATCCTACAGCCGGAGATCTTCACGCTTTTGGGCACCCAGGCGCGTGGCGCCGGCGGAGAGATCCAGCTGACGGATGCGATGGTCAGGCTTGCCGACAACCAGGCGTTCTTCGCCCGCCCGTTCGGGGGACGCATGTTCGACTGCGGCTCCAAGGAAGGTTTCATCCAGGCCAATGTGGCGTTCGCGCTGAAACGGGCCGATCTCAAGGGCTCGGTGCTGGAAGCGCTGCGCGAGATGATCGCGGAGCACGACCGCGAACAGGTGTCGGCCTGA